A portion of the Halobacillus ihumii genome contains these proteins:
- a CDS encoding YjfB family protein translates to MDIAAASIVMSQAHVRQQASLAVMDKAIKTSQSDANQMIQMLQQSPPAVPHPTHGNQIDVKG, encoded by the coding sequence ATGGATATTGCAGCGGCTTCAATCGTGATGAGTCAGGCGCACGTGAGACAGCAGGCAAGTCTTGCTGTTATGGATAAGGCGATCAAAACATCGCAAAGTGATGCTAATCAAATGATCCAGATGCTGCAGCAGTCACCACCTGCTGTTCCCCATCCTACTCACGGGAATCAAATTGATGTGAAGGGGTAA
- a CDS encoding efflux RND transporter periplasmic adaptor subunit yields the protein MKRLTYLLLLLTITTLTACNDTDNDKETAETRTTPVETTEIIQDNFIMERKIVGRATTADTSPVISSVPGELVTLNVAKGDRIEEGETVGVVDPGNRGSQVELQQLAVKQAKKQLENAQIAYEQAEAGVENAKEQVEIAKKAANAKATQGNKAAAAVKQQYEQAQALADETKQLVEEGTVPEVLYEQAQTRADQAYAQYQQLIGEKGASSSSAVAKAEAQVDQAQQQLEQARIGIEQAELQVEQAQVQLNQAEEQGANEVITAPASGEISSLKAGEGDMVTNQQPFATIVSLNPMTITAAVTAEQLGLFAEGEELQVQIDTLEEPVTSTISYVPSVPDETGLYPVEATVENPDKTIKPGMMATFLLPETVVEDTLIVPTDAVAEEGGQSYIYQVVDQKAVRVDVEVIESQTDQTAIAGEVNIEAPVVTSGQLTLSDGANVTIMKEDA from the coding sequence ATGAAACGTCTTACATACCTTCTCCTCCTGCTGACCATCACAACACTTACCGCCTGCAACGATACAGACAACGACAAAGAAACAGCCGAAACCCGTACAACACCCGTCGAAACCACTGAAATTATTCAAGATAACTTCATTATGGAAAGAAAAATAGTCGGGAGGGCGACGACCGCGGACACCTCTCCCGTCATCTCGAGCGTCCCCGGAGAACTGGTGACATTAAACGTAGCCAAGGGAGACCGCATTGAAGAAGGCGAGACGGTCGGCGTCGTTGATCCTGGCAATAGGGGCAGCCAAGTTGAACTCCAGCAGCTCGCAGTGAAGCAAGCGAAGAAACAGCTGGAAAACGCTCAAATTGCCTACGAACAAGCGGAGGCCGGAGTAGAGAATGCGAAAGAGCAAGTAGAAATCGCTAAGAAGGCGGCCAATGCCAAAGCCACTCAAGGTAACAAAGCTGCTGCGGCTGTCAAACAGCAATATGAACAGGCGCAAGCCCTGGCCGATGAGACGAAGCAGTTAGTTGAAGAAGGCACCGTCCCGGAAGTGCTTTACGAACAAGCGCAAACTCGTGCTGATCAAGCATATGCTCAGTATCAACAGTTGATCGGTGAAAAGGGAGCGTCAAGCAGTTCAGCCGTAGCCAAGGCTGAAGCGCAGGTCGATCAGGCACAGCAGCAGCTTGAACAGGCTCGAATCGGCATTGAGCAAGCCGAACTTCAAGTTGAACAAGCACAAGTACAGCTGAATCAAGCGGAGGAGCAGGGCGCTAATGAAGTGATCACAGCTCCAGCCAGCGGAGAAATTTCGTCATTGAAAGCTGGTGAAGGCGATATGGTCACGAATCAGCAGCCATTCGCGACGATTGTCAGTTTGAACCCAATGACGATCACAGCAGCCGTGACAGCGGAACAGCTTGGGTTATTTGCTGAAGGGGAAGAGCTTCAAGTTCAAATTGATACGTTAGAGGAGCCGGTGACGTCTACGATCAGCTATGTTCCATCGGTTCCTGATGAGACAGGGCTTTATCCTGTTGAAGCAACCGTTGAGAACCCAGATAAAACGATCAAACCGGGTATGATGGCGACGTTCCTTTTACCAGAAACGGTTGTCGAGGATACGTTGATTGTTCCGACTGATGCTGTAGCCGAGGAGGGCGGCCAATCGTACATCTACCAGGTGGTCGACCAGAAAGCGGTACGTGTCGATGTGGAAGTCATTGAATCACAAACTGATCAAACCGCGATTGCAGGTGAAGTCAACATCGAGGCACCTGTCGTGACGAGCGGCCAGCTGACCTTAAGTGATGGCGCCAATGTGACGATCATGAAGGAGGACGCGTAA
- a CDS encoding S8 family peptidase — translation MLGFSMIQLAREHSDKFDKELRHQLIHLYKPLRRTPCFLHRFIENRLKKSKKLPVIIEFEHMYSALNKVHDVVELDGKSKIMQEFPSTSSCSAELTAKTIEKLMNNDCQIKKIYYDREVKALLDVASPSVHAQQLNQKGITGKGVNIAIVDTGVYPHEDLTQPTNRIVAFKDFVNNKLEPYDDNGHGTHCAGDAAGNGFSSDLRYRGTAPEAGIVGVKVLNQMGSGSLSTIVSGVQWCIDNKEEHKIDIISLSLGAAADESDCNDPLVQIVDKAWESGIVVCVAAGNSGPDQRTVGTPGISSKVITVGAMDDQNTINRTDEDIAPFSSRGPACGEVSKPDVLAPGVNIVSLRAPGSFLDKTSKSSRVDDEYFSLSGTSMATPICAGIVALILQAHAEETPDQVKQRLLDTAIDRGLPEYVQGAGYVDAEKAVDSSDDA, via the coding sequence CGCGCGAGCATAGCGACAAATTCGACAAAGAATTGCGCCACCAATTAATCCATCTGTATAAACCTTTACGTCGTACTCCTTGTTTTCTACACCGATTTATAGAAAATAGACTAAAAAAATCGAAGAAACTTCCTGTTATTATTGAATTCGAACACATGTATTCAGCGTTAAACAAGGTTCATGATGTAGTTGAACTGGATGGGAAATCCAAGATTATGCAGGAGTTTCCGAGCACATCCAGTTGTTCAGCCGAATTGACCGCAAAGACGATCGAGAAACTGATGAACAATGACTGTCAAATTAAGAAAATTTACTATGACCGCGAAGTGAAGGCTTTACTGGATGTAGCCTCCCCGTCGGTTCATGCGCAACAGCTGAACCAAAAAGGCATTACCGGGAAAGGCGTCAACATTGCAATTGTGGATACAGGCGTTTATCCCCACGAGGATTTAACACAGCCGACGAACCGAATTGTAGCCTTTAAAGATTTTGTAAACAACAAACTCGAACCTTATGATGATAATGGACATGGAACCCATTGTGCCGGGGACGCGGCAGGTAACGGTTTTTCTTCAGATTTAAGATACCGTGGAACTGCCCCTGAAGCGGGGATTGTAGGAGTGAAGGTGCTGAACCAAATGGGGTCTGGCTCACTCTCTACAATTGTTTCTGGTGTACAATGGTGTATCGACAACAAAGAGGAGCATAAAATTGATATCATTTCGCTTTCCCTAGGGGCTGCAGCAGATGAATCAGACTGTAATGACCCTCTTGTTCAAATTGTTGATAAAGCATGGGAAAGCGGCATTGTTGTTTGTGTAGCTGCAGGGAACTCCGGACCTGACCAACGAACGGTCGGAACTCCAGGGATCAGTTCGAAGGTGATCACGGTGGGAGCCATGGACGATCAGAATACGATCAATCGTACTGATGAAGATATTGCTCCTTTCTCAAGCCGTGGTCCGGCATGCGGGGAAGTATCGAAGCCAGATGTCCTGGCCCCAGGTGTTAACATTGTTTCGTTACGAGCACCTGGTTCGTTTTTAGATAAAACGTCGAAGTCGAGTCGTGTGGATGACGAATATTTTTCGTTATCAGGAACATCGATGGCGACCCCGATTTGTGCAGGGATTGTTGCCTTGATCCTTCAAGCTCATGCAGAAGAAACACCAGATCAGGTAAAACAGCGGCTGCTTGATACAGCAATCGATAGAGGATTACCAGAATATGTTCAAGGTGCAGGTTATGTAGATGCCGAGAAAGCAGTAGATTCTAGTGACGACGCCTAG
- a CDS encoding N-acetylmuramoyl-L-alanine amidase, with protein MKLYLDPGHGGSDSGATGSGLMEKNLTLDIALKIRSILNSEYRNVDLKMSRTSDITKSLDQRTNEANAWNADYYLSIHVNAFNGSARGYEDYIYIGLSDSSQTAQYQDIMHEEITAVNELPDRGQKKANFHVLRESAMPALLTENGFIDNPTDAAKLKSSAYRQKVARGHVNGLARVFNLEKVTPKTLYRIIAGSFQERENAQDRVDYLDSKGIPSFVDQVTISDQIWYRVQAGAFSSRINAEQRLAKVKEAGISDAYIDVEGNDGSGGNDDSEEEVSGYSILGPGMLSSQQMDRFARSVNPDAPLLGHYYQTLSKVYGIRGDVAFAQALHETDYFRFTGVVNEGQNNYAGIGATGPDNSGASFDTPKEGVLAHLQHLYAYASTKPLPDGYPLVDPRFDLVTRGSAPDWVGLNGKWAVPGDRYGQLILGLYEDMVKVSIQQLQEVLEQIKPS; from the coding sequence TTGAAGTTATATTTAGATCCGGGACATGGCGGAAGTGATTCAGGTGCCACTGGAAGCGGGTTAATGGAAAAAAATCTTACACTCGATATTGCCTTGAAGATTCGCAGTATATTAAACAGTGAATACCGTAATGTTGATTTAAAGATGAGCCGAACATCGGACATCACGAAGAGCCTGGATCAGCGGACAAATGAAGCGAACGCATGGAATGCCGATTACTATTTGTCGATCCACGTTAATGCCTTTAATGGTTCTGCCAGAGGGTATGAGGATTATATTTATATCGGATTGTCAGATTCGTCCCAAACCGCTCAATATCAGGACATTATGCACGAGGAGATTACGGCCGTCAACGAATTGCCAGACCGAGGTCAGAAGAAAGCCAACTTTCACGTTTTACGTGAATCAGCTATGCCGGCACTGTTAACGGAGAATGGCTTTATTGACAATCCAACCGATGCTGCAAAATTGAAAAGCTCTGCTTATCGTCAAAAGGTGGCTCGCGGCCATGTGAATGGTCTTGCCCGTGTCTTTAATCTTGAAAAAGTAACCCCAAAGACGTTGTATAGAATCATTGCAGGTTCTTTCCAAGAACGTGAAAATGCACAGGATCGCGTCGATTATCTCGATTCCAAGGGAATTCCATCTTTTGTTGATCAGGTAACGATCTCTGATCAGATCTGGTATCGTGTTCAGGCGGGTGCATTTTCAAGCCGAATTAATGCTGAACAACGGCTGGCCAAAGTAAAAGAAGCTGGAATCTCAGATGCTTATATTGATGTAGAAGGTAACGACGGCAGCGGAGGCAATGATGACAGTGAGGAGGAAGTTTCGGGCTACAGCATTTTAGGCCCCGGAATGTTATCCTCACAGCAAATGGATCGTTTCGCTCGAAGTGTAAATCCTGATGCTCCATTATTAGGACATTACTATCAAACTTTGAGCAAAGTCTATGGAATAAGAGGGGATGTGGCTTTCGCGCAAGCCCTTCATGAAACAGACTATTTCCGTTTCACAGGGGTGGTTAATGAAGGACAGAATAACTACGCCGGAATCGGTGCCACAGGCCCTGATAATTCAGGGGCAAGTTTTGATACACCAAAAGAAGGAGTGCTGGCGCATTTGCAGCACTTGTATGCCTATGCCTCCACCAAACCATTGCCAGACGGCTACCCTCTAGTTGACCCGCGTTTTGACCTTGTCACCCGCGGCAGTGCCCCAGACTGGGTCGGTTTAAATGGAAAATGGGCCGTTCCCGGTGATCGATATGGACAATTAATCTTAGGTTTGTATGAGGATATGGTCAAGGTAAGCATTCAACAATTGCAAGAAGTGCTGGAACAGATTAAACCGTCTTAA